From the genome of Odocoileus virginianus isolate 20LAN1187 ecotype Illinois chromosome 16, Ovbor_1.2, whole genome shotgun sequence, one region includes:
- the PRPF39 gene encoding pre-mRNA-processing factor 39 isoform X2 — protein MQGLLRFEDQDSARGDQNIAMFYPTSTQMVYRRGLQAIPLSVDLWIHYINFLKETLDPGDPETNSTVRGTFEHAVLAAGTDFRSDRLWEMYINWENEQGNLREVTAIYDRILGIPTQLYSHHFQRFKDHVQNNLPRDLLTGEQFIQLRRELASVNGHSGDDGPPGDDLPSGIEDITDPAKLITEIENMRHRIIEIHQEMFNYNEHEVSKRWTFEEGIKRPYFHVKPLEKAQLKNWKEYLEFEIENGTHERVVVLFERCVISCALYEEFWIKYAKYMENHSIEGVRHVFSRACTIHLPKKPMVHMLWAAFEEQQGNINEARNILRTFEECVLGLAMVRLRRVSLERRHGNMEEAERLLQEAIKNAKSNNESSFYAIKLARHLFKIQKNLPKSRKVLLEAIERDKENTKLYLNLLEMEYSGDLKQNEENILNCFDKAIHGSLPIKMRITFSQRKVEFLEDFGSDVNKLLNAYDEHQTLLKEQDSLKRKAENGSEEPEEKKAHTEDTTSSSTQMIDGDLQANQAAYNYSAWYQYNYQNPWNYGQYYPPPPT, from the exons ATGCAGGGACTGCTGCGCTTTGAAGATCAAGACTCTGCACGTGGGGATCAGAACATTGCCATGTTCTATCCAACCTCCACCCAAATG gTGTATCGCCGGGGACTTCAGGCAATACCTCTGAGTGTTGACCTTTGGATACATTATATAAACTTCTTAAAAGAAACACTGGACCCTGGTGATCCTGAGACGAACAGTACTGTAAGAGG aacGTTTGAGCATGCTGTTCTAGCTGCGGGAACAGATTTCCGATCGGACAGACTGTGGGAGATGTATATAAACTGGGAaaatgaacagggaaacctgagAGAAGTTACAGCTATATATGATCGTATTCTTGGTATTCCAACACAACTGTATAGTCATCATTTTCAGAG ATTTAAAGACCATGTCCAGAATAATTTGCCTAGAGATCTTCTAACTGGTGAACAGTTTATTCAGCTGAGAAGGGAATTAGCTTCTGTAAATGGGCATAGTGGTGATGATGGTCCTCCTGGTGATGATCTGCCATCAGGAATAGAAGACATAACTGATCCAGCAAAG cttattacagaaatagaaaatatgagacaTAGAATCATTGAAATTCATCAAGAAATGTTTAATTATAATGAGCATGAAGTTAGTAAAAGGTGGACATTTGAAGAAGGT ATTAAAAGACCATATTTTCATGTGAAACCATTGGAAAAGGCACAACTGAAAAACTGGAAAGAATACTTAGAATTTGAAATTGAAAATGGGACTCATGAACGAGTTGTAGTTCTCTTTGAAAGATGTGTCATATCATGTGCCCTCTATGAGGAGTTTTGGATTAAG TATGCCAAGTACATGGAAAATCATAGCATTGAAGGAGTGAGGCATGTCTTCAGCAGAGCTTGCACTATTCACCTCCCAAAGAAACCCATGGTGCATATGCTTTGGGCAGCTTTTGAGGAACAGCAGG GTAATATTAATGAAGCCAGGAATATCTTGAGAACATTTGAAGAATGTGTTCTAGGATTGGCAATGGTTCGTTTGAGAAGAGTAAGCTTAGAACGACGTCATGGAAATATGGAAGAAGCTGAACGTTTGCTTCAGGAAGCCATTAAGAATGCCAAATCAAATAATGAATCATCATTCTATGCTATCAAACTAGCCCGAcatcttttcaaaatacaaaaaaaccttccAAAATCAAGAAAGGTGCTTTTGGAAGCTATTGAAAGAGACAAa GAGAACACAAAGTTATACCTCAATTTACTTGAAATGGAATATAGTGGTGACctcaaacaaaatgaagaaaatatcctAAATTGTTTTGACAAAGCTATACATGGTTCATTACCTATTAAAATGAGAATTACATTTTCTCAGAGAAAAGTGGAATTTCTTGAAGATTTTGGTTCAGATGTTAATAA GCTTTTGAATGCTTATGATGAACATCAAACACTCCTAAAAGAGCaggattctttaaaaagaaaagcagaaaacgG ATCAGAAgaaccagaggaaaagaaagctcACACAGAAGATACAACTTCATCATCTACACAGATGATTGATGGTGATTTGCAGGCAAATCAAGCTGCGTATAATTACAGTGCCTGGTATCAG tacaATTATCAGAATCCTTGGAATTATGGACAGTATTATCCTCCT
- the PRPF39 gene encoding pre-mRNA-processing factor 39 isoform X1 yields the protein MQNSHMEEYRNSSNGSIGSSSEAVGEQSADFSTEIMNVTEMEQSPDGSPNVNATTEENEIASTVDLPVTETEANFPPEYEKFWKTVESNPQDFTGWVYLLQYVEQENHLMAARKAFDKFFIHYPYCYGYWKKYADLEKRHDNIKQSDEVYRRGLQAIPLSVDLWIHYINFLKETLDPGDPETNSTVRGTFEHAVLAAGTDFRSDRLWEMYINWENEQGNLREVTAIYDRILGIPTQLYSHHFQRFKDHVQNNLPRDLLTGEQFIQLRRELASVNGHSGDDGPPGDDLPSGIEDITDPAKLITEIENMRHRIIEIHQEMFNYNEHEVSKRWTFEEGIKRPYFHVKPLEKAQLKNWKEYLEFEIENGTHERVVVLFERCVISCALYEEFWIKYAKYMENHSIEGVRHVFSRACTIHLPKKPMVHMLWAAFEEQQGNINEARNILRTFEECVLGLAMVRLRRVSLERRHGNMEEAERLLQEAIKNAKSNNESSFYAIKLARHLFKIQKNLPKSRKVLLEAIERDKENTKLYLNLLEMEYSGDLKQNEENILNCFDKAIHGSLPIKMRITFSQRKVEFLEDFGSDVNKLLNAYDEHQTLLKEQDSLKRKAENGSEEPEEKKAHTEDTTSSSTQMIDGDLQANQAAYNYSAWYQYNYQNPWNYGQYYPPPPT from the exons GCAGCAGTTCAGAGGCAGTGGGAGAGCAGTCTGCTGATTTTAGTACTGAGATTATGAATGTTACAGAAATGGAGCAGTCACCCGATGGATCTCCTAATGTGAACGCaactacagaagaaaatgaaattgcaaGTACTGTGGACCTTCCAGTGacagaaacagaagcaaattTCCCTCCAGAATATGAAAAGTTTTGGAAAACTGTAGAAAGTAATCCTCAGGATTTTACAGGCTGGGTATATTTGCTTCAGTATGTAGAACAGGAG aaTCACTTGATGGCTGCCaggaaagcatttgacaaatttTTCATACACTATCCGTATTGCTATGGTTATTGGAAAAAGTATGCAGATCTTGAAAAGCGACATGACAACATTAAACAATCAGATGAG gTGTATCGCCGGGGACTTCAGGCAATACCTCTGAGTGTTGACCTTTGGATACATTATATAAACTTCTTAAAAGAAACACTGGACCCTGGTGATCCTGAGACGAACAGTACTGTAAGAGG aacGTTTGAGCATGCTGTTCTAGCTGCGGGAACAGATTTCCGATCGGACAGACTGTGGGAGATGTATATAAACTGGGAaaatgaacagggaaacctgagAGAAGTTACAGCTATATATGATCGTATTCTTGGTATTCCAACACAACTGTATAGTCATCATTTTCAGAG ATTTAAAGACCATGTCCAGAATAATTTGCCTAGAGATCTTCTAACTGGTGAACAGTTTATTCAGCTGAGAAGGGAATTAGCTTCTGTAAATGGGCATAGTGGTGATGATGGTCCTCCTGGTGATGATCTGCCATCAGGAATAGAAGACATAACTGATCCAGCAAAG cttattacagaaatagaaaatatgagacaTAGAATCATTGAAATTCATCAAGAAATGTTTAATTATAATGAGCATGAAGTTAGTAAAAGGTGGACATTTGAAGAAGGT ATTAAAAGACCATATTTTCATGTGAAACCATTGGAAAAGGCACAACTGAAAAACTGGAAAGAATACTTAGAATTTGAAATTGAAAATGGGACTCATGAACGAGTTGTAGTTCTCTTTGAAAGATGTGTCATATCATGTGCCCTCTATGAGGAGTTTTGGATTAAG TATGCCAAGTACATGGAAAATCATAGCATTGAAGGAGTGAGGCATGTCTTCAGCAGAGCTTGCACTATTCACCTCCCAAAGAAACCCATGGTGCATATGCTTTGGGCAGCTTTTGAGGAACAGCAGG GTAATATTAATGAAGCCAGGAATATCTTGAGAACATTTGAAGAATGTGTTCTAGGATTGGCAATGGTTCGTTTGAGAAGAGTAAGCTTAGAACGACGTCATGGAAATATGGAAGAAGCTGAACGTTTGCTTCAGGAAGCCATTAAGAATGCCAAATCAAATAATGAATCATCATTCTATGCTATCAAACTAGCCCGAcatcttttcaaaatacaaaaaaaccttccAAAATCAAGAAAGGTGCTTTTGGAAGCTATTGAAAGAGACAAa GAGAACACAAAGTTATACCTCAATTTACTTGAAATGGAATATAGTGGTGACctcaaacaaaatgaagaaaatatcctAAATTGTTTTGACAAAGCTATACATGGTTCATTACCTATTAAAATGAGAATTACATTTTCTCAGAGAAAAGTGGAATTTCTTGAAGATTTTGGTTCAGATGTTAATAA GCTTTTGAATGCTTATGATGAACATCAAACACTCCTAAAAGAGCaggattctttaaaaagaaaagcagaaaacgG ATCAGAAgaaccagaggaaaagaaagctcACACAGAAGATACAACTTCATCATCTACACAGATGATTGATGGTGATTTGCAGGCAAATCAAGCTGCGTATAATTACAGTGCCTGGTATCAG tacaATTATCAGAATCCTTGGAATTATGGACAGTATTATCCTCCT